One genomic segment of Scophthalmus maximus strain ysfricsl-2021 chromosome 3, ASM2237912v1, whole genome shotgun sequence includes these proteins:
- the si:ch73-206d17.1 gene encoding tyrosine-protein kinase STYK1: MDTTCRNDTSLPVCYEESSGPLAVIIIPSLLALSTVSVVILIFCSLNKQRGQSSPSHATNGQLSVPLSAAPLSTPRGRQDLCPWEIPEECVLEGLEFWQTGRYGPICKGLLRKRDGSSSAVVVKSLRDGPDRPEAGEFVEWLLFHATVCRHENVVRMWHCQTRRLPMYLVLDAYSPGNLLHFLWTLRTGDPNTADPLQNFSERSVFLVAKQVAAGLDYLMSEHRLVHGDVAARNILIGPGLSARVSGLGVAFEGRKMDPALRPRAAGVPLKWQAPERIRAQLSIDRSDVWSFGVLLYELVTLGAPPYPELEPLSVLPKLQASHRMKRPGDCGGPLYDLMKYCWMWSFKDRPAFSAVVKLLEASLHLAATKPLRVPEVVDIFDYNRKAGLLS, translated from the exons atgGACACCACATGTAGAAACGACACCTCCCTCCCCGTGTGCT ACGAGGAGTCGTCGGGTCCGCTCGCCGTCATCATCATCCCGTCCCTGTTGGCTCTCAGCACAGTCTCGGTGGTGATCCTGATCTTCTGCAGCCTGAACAAGCAAAGAGGACAGAGCAGCCCGTCCCATGCTACCAACG GCCAGCTGAGCGTTCCTCTCTCCGCAGCTCCTCTCAGCACTCCGAGGGGCCGGCAGGACTTGTGTCCGTGGGAAATCCCAGAAGAGTGTGTGCTGGAGGGACTGGAGTTCTGGCAGACGGGCCGCTACGGCCCCATTTGTAAAGGtctgctgaggaagagagacggTTCCTCCTCCGCTGTGGTGGTTAAGTCTCTTCGAG ATGGCCCCGACCGCCCAGAGGCCGGGGAGTTTGTGGAGTGGCTCCTGTTCCACGCCACCGTGTGTAGACACGAGAACGTGGTGCGGATGTGGCACTGTCAGACCAGGCGTCTGCCCATGTATCTGGTCTTGGACGCCTACAGCCCCGGGaacctcctccacttcctctggaCACTCAGAACT GGAGATCCAAACACAGCAGATCCGCTGCAGAACTTCTCCGAGAGGTCGGTGTTTCTGGTGGCCAAGCAGGTTGCGGCCGGCCTG GATTACCTGATGTCCGAGCACAGGCTGGTGCACGGCGATGTTGCCGCCAGGAACATCTTAATTGGCCCCGGCCTCTCGGCGCGCGTGTCGGGACTGGGCGTGGCGTTTGAAGGTCGCAAAATGGATCCAGCGTTGAGGCCGAGGGCGGCAGGGGTGCCTCTGAAATGGCAGGCTCCGGAGAGGATCAGGGCGCAGCTCAGCATCGACAGGAGCGACGT gtggtCGTTTGGAGTCTTGCTGTACGAACTGGTGACCTTAG GCGCTCCTCCGTATCCGGAGCTGGAGCCTCTGTCGGTGCTTCCAAAGCTGCAGGCGTCTCACCGGATGAAGAGGCCAGGGGATTGTGGAGGACCTCT GTACGATCTGATGAAGTACTGTTGGATGTGGAGTTTCAAGGACCGGCCTGCGTTCTCGGCCGTCGTCAAGCTGCTGGAAGCCTCGCTGCACCTCGCCGCCACCAAGCCCCTCCGCGTTCCCGAGGTCGTAGACATATTTGACTACAACAGAAAGGCGGGACTGCTCTCTTGA